DNA from Streptomyces sp. Edi4:
CGCACCACCTCCAAGACACCCGCGTCCACCGCCGACGCGTAACCGACCGGAGGAACCGCCGTGGCCGCACAGCCCAGGTTTCGCAACTTCGCAGTCCGCCCCGCCCAGACCGGCGAGAAGCACCCGGTCGATGAGACGCTTCCCCCACTGAAGATGTTCACCAGCGGCCTCCAGCACGTGGCCGCCATGTACGCGGGTGTGGTGGCCCCGCCCATGATCGTCGGTCCCGCCGTGGGGCTCGACGCCAAGGAGACCGCGTTCCTGGTCGCCGCGAGCCTGTTCACCGCGGGGCTCGCCACGCTCCTCCAGACTCTCGGGATCTGGAAGATCGGCGCCAAGTTGCCCTTCGTGAACGGGGTTTCGTTCGCCGGTGTCACCCCGATGATCGCCATCGGCAAGGAGCACGGCGGCCACGCGATCCCCGTCATACTCGGCGGCGTGATCGTCGCCGGACTGCTCGGCTTCCTGGCCGCTCCCTACTTCGGCAGGCTCGTCCGCTTCTTCCCGCCGGTCGTCACCGGCACCGTGATCACCCTGATCGGTGTCTCGTTGCTGCCCGTCGCCTTCAACTGGTCCTCCGGCGGCAACGAGAAGGCCGGGGACTACGGTTCGCTCTCCAACCTCGCGCTCGCCGCGATCACCCTGGTCATCGTGCTCGCGCTGCGCAAACTCCTGCACGGCTTCATGCAGCAGATCGCCATCCTGCTCGGCCTCGTGGCGGGATCGGTCATCGCGATCCCCATGGGCAAGACCAGCCTGGACGCCATCAAGAACGCGGATGTCGTCGGCTTTCCGACCCCCTTCCACTTCGGCGCCCCGCAGTTCGACATCGCCGCGATCGTCTCGATGTGCATCGTGATGCTCGTGTGCATGACGGAGTCCACGGCCGACATGCTGGCGCTCGGCAAGATCGTCGAGCGTCCGGCCGATCAGGAGACCATCGCGGCCGGCCTGCGCGCCGACACCCTGGGATCCGTGCTCAGCACCGTCTTCAACGGCTTCATGGCCAGCGCCTTCGCGCAGAACATCGGGCTCGTCGCGATGACCAAGGTGCGCAGCCGGTTCGTGGTGGCGACCGGTGGTCTCATCCTCGTGGCGCTCGGCCTGAGTCCCGTCGCCGCCTCGGTGATCTCCCTGGTGCCACTGCCGGTGCTCGGCGGCGCGGGCATCGTGCTCTTCGGCTCGGTGGCCGCGAGCGGCATCCAGACGCTCTCCACGGCCGCGCTGGAGAAGGGTGAGAACGCTCTCATCGTGGCCGCCTCGGTCGGCGTCGGCCTGATACCGATAGCCAAGCCCGACTTCTACCACGCCTTCCCCGACAAGCTGCTCGTCGTCCTCGACTCCGGCATATCCACCGGCTGTGTCGTGGCGATCGTGCTCAACCTCGCCTTCAACCACCTCGGTTCACGCCGCTCCGATGACGAGGGGGCCGAGGCCGGGGTCCTGCCCATGGCCGAACCGGAGGCCGCCCTGCACTGACGGACGGACGGCCCGACCGGTCCCGGGCGCTACTCGCAGGCCACGCCGTCGCCGTCCCGGTCCAGGTGCGCGGCGTAACCCGGCTCGCCCCGGTGCAGGGGAGTGACCCCGGCGGCGCGGGCGGCGGCGCAGTTCTTGTACGAGGCGCTGCTGCCCCCGCCGCTGCCCCCGCTGACCTTCTCGCCGCCGCCGTTCATCGGGGGCGGCACGCTCGGCCCCTTGGGCTTCGGCTTCGGTACGGTCCCGGTGGCCGGGGTCTTGGCGGCGGCGGGGGGAGCGGTCGGCGTCGCGTCGTCGGTCCGCGCCGGGCTTGGCGTCGGGCTCTCGTCGGCCGACTGTGACGGCGACGGCGACGGCGCGGCGGACTGCGACGGGGTCGCGGCCGACACCGTGGCCGCCGGGGTCTTCGTGGTGTCGTCCTGACAGCCCGTCGTGGTGAGGGCGAGCGCACCGAGCAGGCCGGAGACGAGCAGAGTGCGGACGGCTGATTCAGATATGCGCATGCGGCGGACTCTCTCGGGCGTTCGGGATTCCTGTGATGATCTGGTGAAGGAGAGAATACGGGCCGCAAAGGTTCCGTAAAGCGCAATCGCCGAACTCGTCCGGGTCCAGCCACCGAAGAGGGCGGCGCACACGGGAACGACGGGTACGGCGGCCTCCTCGCCGCCGTACCCGCCGTCCGCGGTGGGGGAGTTATCCGATGTGGTACGGGTCGCCGTAGACCTTCCAGTCCAGCGGCGTGTTCAGGCCGAGATTGCCCTTCTTGAGGAAGACCCGCTGTTCGGTGTCGACCCGGCTGGTGTCGCTGTGCGCCTCCTCCTGCTTCATCGCCCACACGCGGGCGTCGAGGAAGGCGTCGAGATACGTCGTCTCGTTGCCGCCCTTGGCCGGGGTCTTCGCCTTGGCCAGGGCGCGCTTGCGGATGGAGCTGAAGCTGGTCGGGTCGGTGCCGTCACCGTGCATCACGATGGCGTCGTAGTAGATGAACTGGCCGAGCGTGCCGAGCCCGTCGGACTTGCCCTGCTTGACGGCCGGGTCGAAGTACACCCGGTCCCGCTCGTCGTTCTGGGCCTCCTTGAAGGCCGTCTCCGACGCGGCGGTCTTCCAGTCCTTGGTGAAGTTCGGGTCCAGTCCCTTGTGGGAGTCGCTTCCGTTCACCTTCTCCAGAGCCGGCAGGTACTTCGCGAGGACGTTGCCGGGGTTGCGCGCGGTGTAGAGCCTGACCAGGTCGAGCATGTCACCGGTGCCCGAGCAGAACCCGATGATGCCGGCGGTGTAGCCCCGGCCGTCCTTGATGTCCTCGATGTACTTGTACTGCGCCTTCCAGTCCAGCGAGGAGTTCTCCGCGCTGGAGACGAGCTGCATGGCTATGTCCTTCTTCGCCGGGTCGTCGAGCCCGGTCGCGGCGGCGTTGATCACCGTCACATTGTCCGCCGGCGCGGCGGCCGGGTCGTCGGCGGCGTAGGCCGTGACCGGAACCGCGAGCAGCGCGGCGCCGAGCAAGGCGCGGATGACGATCCTGGTACGACGTGCGGGGGTGGTGCCGTGGGGGGTGTGCACGTGGACCTCCACAGGGAGTCGGTCGCTCCGGTGTTCTGTTAGGAAACTTTCCTACCACTGCGCCGGAGCGCCCGTACACCCCTGTGACACAAGGAAGTTGAGGCGGTGGCGGCACATGGCCGAGGGCCGCGACCGCCCCCGCGCGCACGGACCCTGGCGCGGCCGGACGGGCCGGTGCGGCTAGACTGGCGGGCTGCTGTCACCGCACATCACAGGAGTCCCGCACGTTGTCCGAGAACCACGAGACAGTCGCCCCGGCGCCCGGCGCGACCCGTCTGAACCTCGTCTCCGACTGCGGCGACTGCTTCGGCCTGTGCTGTGTGGCCCTCGCCTACACGGCGTCCGCCGACTTCGCGATCGACAAGCCGGCCGGCCGGCCCTGCCCGAACCTCACGGGCGAGTTCAGCTGCGGCATCCACCGGGACCTGCGCGCCAAGGGCTTCCAGGGCTGCACCGTGTACGACTGCTTCGGGGCCGGCCAGAAGGTCTCCCAGCACACCTTCAAGGGCCGCGACTGGCGCACGGCTCCCAAGAGCGCCGCCGCGATGTTCGAGGTCTTTCCGGTGATGCGTCAGCTCCACGAGCTGCTGTGGTACGTCACCGAAGCGCTCGCGCTGCCCAAGGCCCGGCCCGTGCACGACGAATTGCGCGCGGCGCTGCGCGAGACGGAGGCGTTCACCGAGCTCGCCCCCGACGAGCTGCGCGACCTGGACGTGGCTGCCCACCGCGACGGGGTCAACCGCCTGCTCCTGAAGGCGAGCGAACTGACCAGGGCGGAGTTCAAGGGCAAGAAGGGCAAGGACCGGCGCGGGGCCGACCTGATGGGCGCTCGCCTCAAGGGCGCCGACCTGCGCGGCGCGAACCTGCGGGGCGCGCTCGTGATCGCCGCCGACCTGCGCGGCGCCGATCTGCGCGTGGCCGACCTGATCGGCGCGGACTTCCGCGACGCGCTGCTCGACGGCGCCGATCTGACCGACGCGTTCTTCCTCACCCAGGCCCAGCTGAACGCGGCGAAGGGCGACCGGGCGACCCGGATCCCGTCCGCCCTGGCACGCCCCGCCCACTGGGCCGCGCGCTAGCGGCCTGTCCGGCGGATCTTGTCTGGGACGCGCGGCCCTGGCACGCCCATCTGCCGCGTTGTCGTCGGTTGCCGACGCTCCGCGTCGCCGCCCTCCTCCGCCTTGCAGCTGGACGCACCAGGCCCCCGCTCACCAGGGTGGAGAAGCTGAGCCTTACAGGAGGCGACCAGATCCGCCGGACAGGCCGTTGCGCGACCAGCCCGGGTCGCGCCCGCTCAGGCCGATCACGCGGTCGAGCAGAGGGGCGCTGTCGGCCACGTCGACGGCGGGTCCGAACGCACCGCCACGGGCGGCCGGATCGTCCTTGGACGGTGCGAGGAAGGCCCGGGAGACCTCCAGGTCGGCGGTGGAGGGGTGGTAGTCCTGCCCGGTGGCGCGGGCCACGTCCCAGCCGTGCACGACCAGTTCGTCCAGGCCTACGCGGCCGCTGACCGCGCCCGGCAGGTCGAGGCCGCCGATCTGCGTGTCGCCCTCCCAGGCCGCCGGGTCCCGCCAGGCCTCGGCCATGGCGGCGAGGTTGCGGGGCAGAGCGGCGCGCCAGTCGTCGGGCAGCGCCGGCGGCGCCGCCGAGCTCGGAGCGGTGCCGGTCGAAGGGCCGCGCACCTTGCGGGCGGCGTCCTGGAAGGCCACGCTCAGACCCAGCACATGGGCGAGCAGGTCCCGCAGGGGGTACTCGGGGCACGGCGTCGGCGCGGACAGCTGATCGTCACCCACGCCGTCGAGCAGGCGGACCAGCTCGGCGGCCGCGGGGCCGAGATCGGGGTGGGCGCGCCGGACGTCGGCGTCGGTGCTCGGATCGGTGCTCGGATCGGTGTTCATGAAGGAGAGACCGCGCGCGAGCCGGAAAATCATCGCGGGCCCGCGCGAAAGGTCCACGGGCCTCACCCCCCGCAACTTCACGGTCACCGGCCCGTCGGCACCCACCACGGCGTGGAGCTGCGCGCCCGGCTCGCGGACGGGGAGTGGGGCGACTCTGGGCGCAGCCGGCGGTGGTGGCCCCCTGATGGGCGCCCCCGGATGGCCTCACGCGAGCCTGCGGCCGCCGAACGCGTTCGAACCGTCCGCCCGGCGCCACCATGCCTCAAGGCCGGTCTGGTCCATGGCGCTCCAGTCGGGGGTCCGCTGGACGAGCCCGAGGCCGAGACCTCGTCCGAGTTCGACCATGCCGCGCCCGACCGCCGCGCGGCCGGCGTCGTAGGCGGCCACCGCCTCGGGCCAGGTCGTGGCCGAGGACAGCGCGCCGGCCAGGGCGGTGGCGTCCTGGAGGGCCTTCACCGCGCCACCGCCGGTGTGCGGCCGTGCCACCGTGGCGGCGTCACCGCTCAGCGCGACGCGTCCGGTCGCGTACCGGGGCGCGGTGAAGTCGTACATCGGCTGGATGAACAGCTCGTCCGGCGCGGTCAGACGCACCAACTCGCCCCAGAACGGCGGCATGTGATGGTCCGCCAGGTGGCGGGCGTGAGCGCGCAGCTCCTGCGTCAGGGTGCCGGGCGGCAGGCTGGTGGGGGAGTCGAGCCCGAGATCGTGACCGGCGGGCGGCGCCGCGTAGAGCACCCAGTTGACGCGGTGGCCGCCCCGGCCGTCGGGGATGCGGTAGATGACGGCGTGCCCGCCGTCGAAGACGACATAGACGCAGTCCTCCACCGGCCAGCGGCTCTCGTCGGGCAGCCGCTCGACGGGGAACGCGCCGCGCCAGGCGAGATAGCCGGCGTACTGCGGGCGGACCTCGGGGCAGGCGGCCGCGCGGACCACGGAGCGGTAGCCGTCGCAGCCCACCACGAAGTCGAAACGGTCCGGTCCCCCGGCCGCGGTCCTCAACTCGACGCCATCGGGGTCGACTTCCACTTGGTCGACGACCGCGCCGGGGCGAAAGTCCACCGACTCCGGTACGCGGGCGCGCAGTTCGCGCCAGAGCGGGCCCCAGTTGTAGGTGCGGAAGGGGAAGGGCAGCGTGCCCACCAGGCGGCCCATCGGGGCCGAGCCGTCGCGAACGTACCAGGCGCGCCTGGTCAGTTGGAGCCATGGCATCGAAGCCGTCACGAATCCGCCGGCCTCCAGTTCGGCGTAACGGTCGTTGTGCATCGCCAGTCCCACGCCCCGGTCGGCCAGCCGGCCCGTGGCCCGCTCGTACACCGTGATCTCCTCGGCGCCACCCCGGTGCGCGGCCAGCGCCGCCGCGCACCCCGCGATGCTCCCGCCGACGATGGCGACTCGCCCTCCCCGCATCCCCACACCCTCGCAGTCTCGTCCGACAGCGTGCCGCCCGGGCCCGGGCCGCCCCCCGCCGGATTGTCGCAGCATCGGGCTCACCGGGCCACGGCGGGCCAGTGACCCGGGCGGCCCGCGGCACCCGGGTGAGCACCGGATGCGCGGGCGGGTCCGGCGTGGTCCATTGAGCCCATGGACGCCGACCAGGACCCGCGGGCGCAGGCCGGGGCAGCGCCGCCCTCCGGCGCGCCGGACAGCCGGATGCGCTTTCCCAGTGCGCTCACGATTCTCGCGGTCGTCACCCTGGCGGTGTGGCTCCTGGCGTTCGTCATCCCTTCGGGCGCGTACGAGCGCAACGCCGACGGCGCGCCCGTCCAGGGCACCTATCACCGCGCCGGCACCGGCCAGAGCTTCACCGACCGCCTCAGCGACCTCTTCCTCTCCCCGGTCAACGGGCTCTACGGCATCCAGGACGCCAAGTCCGGCCGGGTCGGCCCCACCATGGCCGGCGAACTGTACGGCAGCGCCGGGGTGTTCCTCTTCGTCCTCGCCATCGGCGCGTTCATCACGGTGGTCTTCGCCACCGGCGCCCTCGACCGGGGGATCGGTCTGCTCGCCCACCGTCTGCGCGCGCGGGGCGCGCTCCTGATCGCGGGCGTGATGACGGTCTTCTCCGTCCTCGGCACGGTCGAGGGCTTCGCCGAGGAGACGCTTGGCTTCTACGGATTGATCGTGCCGCTGATGCTGGCGCTCGGCTACGACCGTCTGGTCGCGACGGGCACGATCATCGTGGGCGCGGGCATCGGCGTGCTGTGCTCGACGGTCAACCCGTTCGCGACGGGCGTCGCCTCCTCGGCAGCGGGGATCTCGCTCGGCGACGGCATCGCGCTGCGCTTCGTGATGTGGCTGGCCCTGACGGCGGTGTCCATCGCGTACGTCATCCGCTACGGCCGCCGCGTCCAGCGGGACCCGGCGAAGTCCCTGACCGGGTTCCTGCCCGGGGACCGGGAGCACGCGCGGACGGATCAGGAGGACGGGGCCGGGCCACCCGAGCTGACCCGTACCCACCGCTTGGTCCTGGTCCTGCTCACCCTCGTCTTCGCCTTCATGATCTTCTCGGTGGTGCCGTGGTCGAGCGCGCTGACCGGCAGGGCGGACGCCACCCCCTACCCCTGGGAACTGGGCTGGTCCTTCCCGCAGTTGGCGGCCCTTTTCCTGGTGGCGGCGGCCCTGGTGGGCATCGCGGCCCGGCTGGGGGAGGCGCGGCTGAGCTCGACGATCATCCAGGGCGCGGCGGACTTCATCTCCCCGGCCCTGGTCATCGTGCTGGCCAGGGGCGTCACGGTGATCATGAACAACTCGGGGATCACGGACACGGTGCTGCACTCGATCGAGGGCGTCGTGAAGGGCGCGCCGTCCGCCGTGTTCGCCGTGCTGGTCTTCGTGGTGAACCTTCCCCTGGCCTTCCTGATCCCCTCAACCTCGGGCCATGCCACCCTCGCGATGCCGATCCTGGCTCCGCTCGCCGGCTTCGCGGGCGTCTCGCGCGCGGTCGTGGTGACCGCCTGGCAGGCGGCGAGCGGCTGGATGAACCTGTGGGTCCCGACCACCGCCGTCACCATCGGCGGCGTGGCCCTGGCGAAGGTGGGCTACGACAAGTATCTGCGCTTCGTGGCCCCGCTGCTCGCGGTCCTGGCCGTGCTGATCTGCGCGTTCGTGGCGGTGGGCGCGGCGTTCACCTGACGCGCGCCCGCCCGGCGCGGCCGCGCCCCCGGTGCTGTGCGGTAGCGGGGGCGGGCATCGCGACAACTGCCGTGATCAGCCGACGAGTTGGTCGTACGCCGGCAGGGTCAGGAAGTCGGCGTAGTCGGCGTCGAGGGAGACCTGAAGGAGGAGGTCGTGGGCCTGCTGCCACTTGCCGGCCGCGAAGGCGTCCTCGCCGATCTCCGCGCGGATCGCGGCGAGTTCGTCGGCGGCCACCTGGCGGGCGAGGTCGGCCGTGGCCCGGACCGTCTTCCCGTCGTGCTCGAAGACGACACCGGCGTTGATCCACTGCCAGATCTGCGAGCGCGAGATCTCGGCGGTGGCCGCGTCCTCCATCAGGTTGAAGATGGCGACCGCGCCGAGGCCGCGCAGCCACGCCTCGATGTAACGGATGCCGACCTGGACCGCGCTGACCAGGCCCTGATACGTGGGCTTCGCGTCCAGGGAGTCGATGGCGATCAGATCGCCGGGGGCCACCGAGACGTCCTCGCGCAGCCGGTCCTTCTGGTTCGGCCGGTCGCCGAGCACCGCGTCGAAGGAGGCCATCGCGATCGGGACCAGGTCGGGGTGGGCCACCCACGAGCCGTCGAAACCGTCGCCCGCCTCGCGGTCCTTGTCGGCCTTGACCTTCTCGAAGGCGACCTTGTTCACCTCGGCGTCACGGCGCGAGGGGATGAACGCGGCCATGCCGCCGATCGCGTGCGCGCCGCGCTTGTGGCAGGTGCGGACGAGGAGTTCGGTGTAGGCGCGCATGAAGGGCGCCGTCATCGTCACCGCGTTGCGGTCGGGCAGGACGAACTTCTCGCCGCCGTCCCGGAAGTTCTTCACAATGGAGAAGAGGTAGTCCCAGCGGCCCGCGTTCAGCCCCGCCGCGTGATCGCGGAGCTCGTACAGGATCTCCTCCATCTCGTACGCCGCGGTGATCGTCTCGATCAGGACGGTGGCGCGGACGGTGCCCCGGGGGACGCCCACGTAGTCCTGCGCGAAGACGAAGATGTCGTTCCAGAGGCGGGCCTCCAGGTACGACTCCGTCTTCGGGAGGTAGAAGTACGGGCCCTTGCCGAGGGCGATCAGGCGCTGGGCGTTGTGGAAGAAGTACAGGCCGAAGTCGACCAGGGCGCCGGGCACCGGGCGGCCGTCGAACTGGAGGTGGCGCTCCTCCAGGTGCCAGCCGCGCGGGCGCATGACGACGGTCGCGAGCTGGTCGGCGTCCTTGAGGGCGTACGACTTGCCCGAGGTGGCGTCGGTGAAGTCGATGCGGCGCTCATAGGCGTCGATCAGGTTGAGCTGGCCGAGGACGACGTTCTCCCACGTGGGGGCAGAGGCGTCCTCGAAGTCGGCGAGCCAGACCTTCGCGCCCGAGTTCAGGGCGTTGATGGTCATCTTGCGGTCGGTCGGACCGGTGATCTCCACGCGGCGGTCGTTCAGCGCGGCCGGCGCGGGCGCGACCTTCCAGGACTCGTCCGCGCGGATCGCGGCGGTCTCGGGGCGGAAGTCCAGCGTGGAGGTGCGGGCGATCTCGCTCCTGCGGTCCTTGCGGCGGGCCAGGAGCTCGTCGCGGCGCCCCGTGAAGTTCCGGTGCAGCTCCGCCACGAAGGCGAGGGCCGCGTCGGTAAGGACCTCTTCCTGCCGGGGCAGGGGCTCGGCATCGACGATGGCCAGCGGAGACGGCGCTGGTGCGGACATGAGCTGTCACTCCTTCGCGGGGATGCCCTGACGGCCGCCGGGTCGCCATGCAATGGCACTCAGTGCCAGGGCTCCGAGATACGACTGTGGGCGCCGCCTGATCTGACGAGCGCTTCTGAACAGTGGATAGTAGTTTCCTCATGGTGGAAGTTCAATGGTTTGTTGATGTCGAGATTCTTCGGGTCGAGGGACCATGGCTCTGGGTGCCACCCCGTTCACTCCGTGTCCCCGGCCCTTACCGGGCGTCCTCGAATCTGCTGTCCCGTCCTTCCCTGTGTACTCCAGATCTACTGGAGACGGCTCAGATCCGCCTCGGTGTCGATGTCGTAGGGCTCGGCCACGTCCCCGCATTCGACGAGCGTGATCTCGTCCTCATGGGCCTTCAGGTAGGCGCGGGCGCCCCGGTCGCCCGTCGCGGACGCGGCGATGTCCGCCCAGCGGGCCGCGCCGAACAGGACCGGGTGCCCGCGCCTGCCGTCGTACGAGGCCGCCACGAGGCAGTCGCCCGAACGGTGGGCGGCGCGCACCCGCGCGATCGCCGCCGCGCCGATGCCCGGCTGGTCGACCAGGCTCACCAGCGCGGCCCCGGCCCCGCCGGCCCGGCCCCCCGAGGCGGCCAGCGCTTCCAGGCCCGCGCGCAGCGAGGAGCCCATGCCGTCGGCCCAGCCGGGGTTGTCGACCAGCACGCACCCCCTCAGGTCGGCCCGGGCCCGCACCTCGTCGGCCGCGGCGCCGAGCACCACGTACACCGTGTCGCAGCCGCCCTCGCGCAGCGCCCGGATCGCGTTCTCGACGAGCGGCCGGCCCCGGTGGGTGAGCAGCGCCTTGGGCCGTCCGCCGAGCCGCCGGCCGCCGCCCGCCGCGAGCAGCAGTCCGGTGACCCGCGCCGTCTGTGTGGTTGATCGCGTCATGGCCCCAGATATACCTCCCGCGTTTCCCCAATTCCGTCCCCGTAGTGGCGCACGACACATCGCATGGCGTTAACTGGCCCGCGCATCCCGGCAGTTGACCTTCGCTGTACGGGTTCTGAACACCTGCACAAGGACGTGCGTGGGGGAGGACTTTTGTTGCGAGGAGTGGAGCAGAGGGCCGTGGCCGGCAGCGGCGAGGACCCCAGAGTGAGCGCGTTGCGGGCCGCCGTGTCCCGGCTGCGCCGACAGCTGGCCGGACACCCGGTGGAGTTCCCCGACCGGGCCGTGGCAGAGGACGAGCTCGCGGCGCTGGAGGCGATGGCCATCGGCGGGGTCCCCGAGGTGCCCCGGCTGCGGCGCTCGCTGTTACTGATCGCGGGCTCGATCGGCTCCGTCAGCGCGCTGGCGGGCGCGGTCGCCGAGGTCCGCGAGGCGGTCGAGCTCTTCGGCGGCACGCCGGGGCGGTACTGACGGGGGCCGGGTACGAGTGTCCGAACTCGCCCTCTCCGCCGGGGAGTTCAGGCCACCCAGTGGGGGCGGCCCGGCTCGCCCGTGAACGCCGGCAGGCCCGCGTCGAGCGTCGCGGCCAGCCGGCGCACCCCCTCCTCCAGGACCGCCGGCTCGCGTACGAAGGGGAGCCGGAGGCGATGCTCGTGGGTGCCGGGGTCCGCGGCGAAACGGGAACCCGGCTCGATGCTCACGCCGTGGGTCCGCGCCGCCCGGGCCAGCGCCCCCGCGACCGGGGCGCCGAGATCGACCCAGAGGCAGAGCCCGCCGGGCGGCGTCCGCCAGCGCCACCCGGGCAGATGGCGCCCGAGCGCGGCGGCGAGCGCGTCCCGGCGCTCCCGCAGCTGGTGCAGCCGGGCGCGCAGCACCTCGTCCATGCCGGGCAGCAGCGCCTTGGCGAGCAGCTGGTCGACCAGCGAGGGGGCCAGGTCGACATGGACGCGCAGCGCGGCCAGTTCGGTGATGAGCCGCGAGCCCGCCCGTACCCAGCCGATGCGCAGACCGCCCCAATGGGTCTTGCTGAGCGAGCCCACCGTGACGATCTGCTCGGATTCGCCCCGGTGGGCCAGGGACACGAACGGCGCGGGCGCGGGCGCGTCCAGGGCGATCTCGGCCAGGGTCTCGTCGATGAGCAGCCAGGTGCCGGTGCCCCGCGCCGCGCGCAGCAGCCCGGCGCGCTGGTCCGCGCTCATGAGCTCGCCGGTGGGGTTGTGGAAGTCCGGGATGAGATACGCGAGCCGGGGCGCGGTCCGGCGCAGCGCGCAGTGCAGGAGTTCGCTGTCCCAGCCGTCCTCGCTCACCGGTACGGGAGTGAGGCGAAGACCGGCGTGGCGCACGGCGTCCAGGCCGTTGGGGTACGAGGGGCTTTCCACCAGCGCCCGGTCCCCGGGCCGGCCGATGAGGTTCACCACCAAGGACACCGCGGACTGGGCGCCCGTGGTGATCAGGATCTGGTTGGGCAGGGTGGGCAGGCCGCGCCGGGTGTAGCGCTCGGCGACGGCGGCGCGCAGCTCGGGCAGGCCGAGGGGGTGGTAGCCGGTGGTCGCGGCGTGCCGGGCCAGTTCGGACCCGGCGAGCTCGAACGCGGCGGCCAGTTCCGCGGCGGGGGCGTCGGGGGCGGCCATGGCGAGGTCGATGACGCCGTCCGGCGCCTGGTAGCGGGCCACATTGGATGGGTTCGCGCCGGTGGGCAGTTCGGTCCAGGTGCCGGCCCCGCGCCGGCTGACGGCGTAGCCGCTCTCGCGCAGCAGATCGTAGGCCGCGGTGATGGTGGCCCGGCTGACCTCCAGGGCGACGGCGAGCTCCCGCTCGGCGGGCAGCCGGGTGCGCAGCGGGATGCGGCCGTCCAGGAGGAGGGTGCGGATGGCCCGGGCGAGGGGGCGGTAGCCGGGGCGCGGGGCGGTGAGGGCGGTGACGTGCGCCGCGAGCTGGCGGCCGCGCAGGGTGCGGGTGGGGTGGGGCGCGGTGTCCTTGAGCGCGGGGGTGCCTGCCATGCGGGTCTCCTGGAATTGGCCTGCGTGTGGCCCTCGTTTGCCAGGCCAATCAGCGTACCGGGGCGCCATTGCGCAGTTCCCCGCGCCCCTGAGTCCTGTTCGACCCTGGGTGCGGGCCCGCACGGGCAACCTCAGCCGGCTGAGCATCTGGCGCGGGGCTGCATGGGCATCCTGAGCCCCCCTGCGCGGCTGAGCATCTGGCGCGGGCCGGCACGGGCATCCTCAGCCCGCTGAGTATCTGGCGCGGGCTCGCATGGGCATCCTCAGCCTGTCCGGCGATTGAGGACGAGCGCGTTCAGCGCGAACGGGGTCTGGGGCGGAGCCTCAGGGACCCTGGCTGCGGGTCGTGGGTGGCTGAGCGCGCAGTTCCCCGCGCCCCTGACTACTCGCTGTGGGCCGGCACGGGCATCCTCAGCCCGTCCGGCGCTTGAGGACGAGGCCGTTCAGGCCGAATGGGGGTCTGGGGCGGAGCCCCAGGGAATCCCGGCTGCGGACCGTGGATGGCCGGGCGCGCAGTTCCCCGCGCCCCTGGCGGGGTTGGTGCCGGCCCGCATGGGCAGCCTCGGCCCCCACCCCCTGGCGGGGTCGGTGCCGGCCCGCGTGGGTAACCTCGGGCCTCCCGGCGCCCCTGGCGGGGTT
Protein-coding regions in this window:
- the aceB gene encoding malate synthase A, with product MSAPAPSPLAIVDAEPLPRQEEVLTDAALAFVAELHRNFTGRRDELLARRKDRRSEIARTSTLDFRPETAAIRADESWKVAPAPAALNDRRVEITGPTDRKMTINALNSGAKVWLADFEDASAPTWENVVLGQLNLIDAYERRIDFTDATSGKSYALKDADQLATVVMRPRGWHLEERHLQFDGRPVPGALVDFGLYFFHNAQRLIALGKGPYFYLPKTESYLEARLWNDIFVFAQDYVGVPRGTVRATVLIETITAAYEMEEILYELRDHAAGLNAGRWDYLFSIVKNFRDGGEKFVLPDRNAVTMTAPFMRAYTELLVRTCHKRGAHAIGGMAAFIPSRRDAEVNKVAFEKVKADKDREAGDGFDGSWVAHPDLVPIAMASFDAVLGDRPNQKDRLREDVSVAPGDLIAIDSLDAKPTYQGLVSAVQVGIRYIEAWLRGLGAVAIFNLMEDAATAEISRSQIWQWINAGVVFEHDGKTVRATADLARQVAADELAAIRAEIGEDAFAAGKWQQAHDLLLQVSLDADYADFLTLPAYDQLVG
- a CDS encoding nucleotidyltransferase family protein is translated as MTRSTTQTARVTGLLLAAGGGRRLGGRPKALLTHRGRPLVENAIRALREGGCDTVYVVLGAAADEVRARADLRGCVLVDNPGWADGMGSSLRAGLEALAASGGRAGGAGAALVSLVDQPGIGAAAIARVRAAHRSGDCLVAASYDGRRGHPVLFGAARWADIAASATGDRGARAYLKAHEDEITLVECGDVAEPYDIDTEADLSRLQ
- a CDS encoding DUF5955 family protein, giving the protein MLRGVEQRAVAGSGEDPRVSALRAAVSRLRRQLAGHPVEFPDRAVAEDELAALEAMAIGGVPEVPRLRRSLLLIAGSIGSVSALAGAVAEVREAVELFGGTPGRY
- a CDS encoding PLP-dependent aminotransferase family protein, yielding MAGTPALKDTAPHPTRTLRGRQLAAHVTALTAPRPGYRPLARAIRTLLLDGRIPLRTRLPAERELAVALEVSRATITAAYDLLRESGYAVSRRGAGTWTELPTGANPSNVARYQAPDGVIDLAMAAPDAPAAELAAAFELAGSELARHAATTGYHPLGLPELRAAVAERYTRRGLPTLPNQILITTGAQSAVSLVVNLIGRPGDRALVESPSYPNGLDAVRHAGLRLTPVPVSEDGWDSELLHCALRRTAPRLAYLIPDFHNPTGELMSADQRAGLLRAARGTGTWLLIDETLAEIALDAPAPAPFVSLAHRGESEQIVTVGSLSKTHWGGLRIGWVRAGSRLITELAALRVHVDLAPSLVDQLLAKALLPGMDEVLRARLHQLRERRDALAAALGRHLPGWRWRTPPGGLCLWVDLGAPVAGALARAARTHGVSIEPGSRFAADPGTHEHRLRLPFVREPAVLEEGVRRLAATLDAGLPAFTGEPGRPHWVA